In Jeotgalibaca arthritidis, a single genomic region encodes these proteins:
- the spxA gene encoding transcriptional regulator SpxA translates to MVTLYTSPSCTSCRKARAWLEENNIPYTERNIFSEPLSEIEIKGILKMTEEGTEEIISTRSKAFQEMNVDLDDLPLNTLFTLIQENPGLLRRPIILDEKRLQVGYNEDEIRRFLPREVRAIELKKPKSWQTSTN, encoded by the coding sequence ATGGTTACTCTATATACTTCACCAAGCTGCACGTCATGTCGTAAAGCACGAGCATGGTTAGAGGAAAATAACATTCCTTACACTGAACGAAATATCTTTTCTGAACCCTTGTCAGAAATTGAGATCAAAGGTATCTTAAAAATGACAGAAGAGGGAACAGAAGAAATTATTTCTACACGTTCGAAAGCATTCCAAGAAATGAACGTGGATCTTGACGATTTACCGTTAAATACTTTGTTTACGTTAATTCAAGAGAATCCTGGTCTGTTGCGACGTCCAATTATTTTGGATGAAAAAAGATTACAAGTGGGCTACAACGAAGATGAGATTCGTCGTTTCTTACCTCGTGAGGTACGCGCAATCGAATTAAAAAAGCCCAAGAGTTGGCAAACTTCTACTAATTAA